The Panicum hallii strain FIL2 chromosome 9, PHallii_v3.1, whole genome shotgun sequence genome has a window encoding:
- the LOC112874477 gene encoding LOW QUALITY PROTEIN: valine--tRNA ligase, mitochondrial 1-like (The sequence of the model RefSeq protein was modified relative to this genomic sequence to represent the inferred CDS: inserted 1 base in 1 codon), which yields MEKPLDAKELERKLKNDQKAREEEEKKIKAKQKEAARLQAQAVSDGGGAKKSDKKLRKKGATDESPEDFIDPETPAGQKKLLASQMAKQYSPAAVEKSWYAWWESSRYFEVDAASSKPPFVIVQPPPNVTGVLHIGHAITAAIEDAIIRWRRMSGYNALWVPGMDHAGIATQVVVEKKLMREKNLSRHDVGREKFLCEVLKWKEQHGGAILKQLRILGASLDWSRECFTMDELRSKAVTEAFVRLYKDGLIYRAHRLVNWDCTLRTAISDIEVDHEDLAGETPLEVPGYKSPVQFGVLISFAYPLEEGLGEIIVATTRIETMLGDTAIAVHPQDGRYKHLHGKYALHPCNGRKLKIICDXELVDPNFGTGAVKITPAHDPNDFKVGEWHNLEFINIFTDDGKINEMGGFEGMPRFSARTAVIDALKNKGLYRGTKSNVMSLSLCSRSKDVVEPMMKPQWFVSCNSMEKGALDAVKSKKIEIIPPQYEQDWYRWLENIRDWCISRQLWWGHRIPAWYVTLEDDKEKDMGSYSDHWIIARDENDAILEAKQRYPGKKYQLYQDPDVRDTWFSSGLFPLSVLGWPDDKPDLSTFYPSSVLETGSDILFFWVARMVMMGMQLGGDVPFQKSDKINLDIKRVHGYRQWCNKLWNAIRFAMNKLGDQYVPPATIAVCSLPPVCKWILSVLNKAVDKTESSLEAYKFSEATSSIYSWWQYQLCDVYIEAIKPYFNESQEFESARGASRDTLWVCLDMGLRLLHPFMPYITEELW from the exons ATGGAGAAG CCGCTGGATGCGAAGGAGTTGGAGCGGAAATTGAAGAACGATCAAAAG gcgagagaggaggaggagaagaagatcaAAGCAAAACAGAAGGAAGCGGCTAGGCTCCAG GCACAAGCAGTATCTGATGGAGGCGGAGCTAAGAAGAGTGATAAGAAGCTGAGAAAGAAAGGGGCTACGGATGAGAGCCCTGAGGATTTCATTGATCCGGAGACTCCTGCTGGACAGAAAAAACTGCTGGCGTCTCAAATGGCAAAACAATATAGCCCCGCTGCTGTTGAGAAATC CTGGTATGCTTGGTGGGAATCATCTCGGTATTTTGAAGTAGATGCAGCAAGCTCAAAGCCACCATTTGTAATA GTCCAACCACCCCCTAATGTGACTGGGGTGCTTCACATAGGCCATGCGATCACAGCAGCTATTGAG GATGCTATAATTCGCTGGCGGAGGATGTCAGGCTACAATGCTTTATGGGTTCCTGGAATGGACCATGCTGGCATAGCAACCCAG GTGGTGGTTGAGAAAAAACTAATGCGTGAGAAGAATCTATCAAGGCATGATGTAGGACGTGAGAAATTTTTATGTGAG GTCCTCAAATGGAAAGAGCAGCATGGTGGCGCCATTCTGAAACAACTTCGCATACTTGGGGCCTCACTTGATTGGTCACGCGAG TGTTTTACAATGGATGAGCTGAGATCAAAAGCTGTGACTGAGGCTTTTGTTAGGCTGTATAAGGATGGTTTGATTTATAG AGCTCATCGTCTTGTGAACTGGGATTGCACACTTCGAACAGCAATTTCTGATATTGAG GTTGACCATGAGGATCTTGCAGGGGAGACTCCATTAGAGGTTCCTGGTTATAAGTCTCCAGTGCAATTTGGTGTTTTGATATCTTTCGCCTATCCTCTAGAGGAAGGTTTAGGTGAAATTATTGTCGCAACAACACGGATAGAAACAATGCTTGGTGATACTGCCATAGCTGTTCATCCGCAGGATGGAAGATATAAGCACTTACATGGAAAATATGCCCTACACCCTTGCAATGGGCGGAAGCTAAAAATAATTTGTG CTGAGTTAGTGGATCCTAATTTTGGTACTGGCGCTGTCAAG ATTACACCAGCTCATGATCCCAATGACTTCAAGGTTGGGGAATGGCATAACCTTGAGTTCATTAATATTTTCACAGATGATGGGAAAATAAATGAAATGGGAGGCTTTGAAGGGATGCCACGTTTTTCTGCTCGAACTGCTGTTATTGATGCGTTGAAGAATAAG GGTCTCTACCGCGGCACAAAAAGTAACGTGATGAGCTTGAGTCTGTGTTCAAGGTCTAAAGATGTCGTGGAGCCAATGATGAAGCCACAATGGTTTGTTAGTTGTAACTCTATGGAAAAAGGAGCTCTTGATGCTGTAAAGTCCAAAAAAATTGAGATCATTCCACCGCAATATGAGCAAGACTGGTATAG ATGGCTTGAAAATATACGTGACTGGTGTATTTCAAGGCAGCTTTGGTGGGGACACCGCATACCTGCTTGGTATGTGACATTAGAAGATGACAAAGAGAAAGACATGGGTTCTTACAGTGACCACTGGATTATCGCAAGGGATGAAAATGATGCAATCCTGGAGGCAAAGCAGAGGTATCCAGGGAAGAAATATCAGTTATATCAAGATCCTGATGTACGGGATACATGGTTTTCATCTGGCCTCTTTCCATTAAGCGTACTCGGTTGGCCAGATGATAAACCTGATCTTAGTACATTCTACCCTAGTTCTGTCCTTGAAACTGGATCGGATATCCTCTTCTTTTGGGTAGCACGGATGGTGATGATGGGAATGCAACTTGGTGGGGATGTGCCATTTCAAAAG TCTGACAAGATAAACCTGGATATCAAAAGAGTGCATGGGTATCGACAGTGGTGCAATAAGCTGTGGAATGCCATTCGTTTTGCCATGAACAAGCTTGGAGATCAGTATGTCCCACCAGCAACTATTGCAGTGTGTTCTTTGCCACCTGTCTGCAAATGGATACTCTCAGTACTTAACAAGGCTGTTGACAAGACTGAGTCATCACTAGAAGCGTATAAATTCTCTGAGGCTACCTCCTCTATATACTCATGGTGGCAGTACCAGCTTTGTGATGTATATATTGAAGCAATAAAACCTTATTTCAATGAATCTCAAGAGTTTGAATCTGCAAGAGGTGCCTCTAGAGACACACTATGGGTATGCTTGGACATGGGTTTGCGCCTGCTCCATCCATTCATGCCTTATATAACTGAGGAGCTTTGGTAG
- the LOC112875623 gene encoding heavy metal-associated isoprenylated plant protein 39-like isoform X2, producing the protein MAQKVVLRVPTMTDDKIKQKAIEAVAEIYGIDSIAADLKENKMTIIGEMDAVAVAKKLKKIGKIDIVSVGPAKEEKKEEKKEEKKEEKKEEKKEEKKEEKKEEKK; encoded by the exons ATGGCTCAG AAGGTGGTGCTGAGGGTTCCAACCATGACTGATGACAAGATCAAGCAGAAGGCCATTGAAGCTGTTGCGGAGATTTACG GTATTGACTCCATAGCAGCGGATCTGAAGGAGAACAAGATGACCATCATAGGCGAAATGGATGCTGTTGCAGTTGCCAAGAAGTTAAAGAAGATTGGGAAGATTGACATTGTGTCCGTTGGACCTgcaaaggaagaaaagaaagaggagaaaaaagaagaaaagaaagaagagaagaaagaggagaagaaagaagagaagaaagaagagaagaaagaggagaagaAATGA
- the LOC112875623 gene encoding heavy metal-associated isoprenylated plant protein 39-like isoform X1 translates to MAQQKVVLRVPTMTDDKIKQKAIEAVAEIYGIDSIAADLKENKMTIIGEMDAVAVAKKLKKIGKIDIVSVGPAKEEKKEEKKEEKKEEKKEEKKEEKKEEKKEEKK, encoded by the exons ATGGCTCAG CAGAAGGTGGTGCTGAGGGTTCCAACCATGACTGATGACAAGATCAAGCAGAAGGCCATTGAAGCTGTTGCGGAGATTTACG GTATTGACTCCATAGCAGCGGATCTGAAGGAGAACAAGATGACCATCATAGGCGAAATGGATGCTGTTGCAGTTGCCAAGAAGTTAAAGAAGATTGGGAAGATTGACATTGTGTCCGTTGGACCTgcaaaggaagaaaagaaagaggagaaaaaagaagaaaagaaagaagagaagaaagaggagaagaaagaagagaagaaagaagagaagaaagaggagaagaAATGA
- the LOC112875772 gene encoding pentatricopeptide repeat-containing protein At3g60050-like, whose product MIPGAHLPPLRAARALSARLCPSRHLCSDGSRNGGESPSDTVHINGDGVREGGEEVTGLDAGRFPQEMLLRLPPPGGPPESDDDDGENFSPGHGPRRRFFEDVRLEADRIFRILLQDGPGFSARQALDEMRPKVSNALIREVLFRIVVSVDSVNRERYPKLAYKFFVWAGQQEGYRHNTSMYNVVMKVFAECGEVKAMWRLLEEMAEKGLPVSARTFHLLICSSGKVGLRRRLVERFIKLSTFRYRPFRNAFNAILHTLLTIEQYSLIEWVHEKMILEGHSPDILTYNIVMRAKYMLGKLDQFHRLLDEMGQNGFTPDLHTYNLLLHVLGKGDKPLAALNLLNYMSDVGCVPNVLHFTNLIDGLGRAGNLEACRYFFDEMVKKGCEPDVVCYTVMITSYVAAGEFEEAQRFFDDMLVRGQLPNVYTYNSMIGGLCTVGEFDKAFSMLKDMELHGCTPNFSVYSSLVSRLRNAGKDSQANNVIKYMTDKGHYLHLLSRFGGYKRC is encoded by the coding sequence ATGATACCGGGCGCTCACCTACCTCCGCTCCGAGCAGCCCGGGCGCTCTCCGCCCGGCTCTGCCCGTCGCGGCATCTCTGCAGCGACGGTTCCAGAAACGGCGGCGAGAGTCCCTCGGACACTGTACATATCAATGGTGACGGCGTCCGtgagggaggagaggaggtgACAGGTCTGGATGCTGGCCGCTTCCCGCAAGAAATGCTCCTCCGGCTGCCGCCGCCAGGAGGCCCGCCGGAGAGCGACGACGATGATGGCGAAAATTTTTCTCCTGGGCACGGTCCGAGGAGACGGTTCTTCGAGGATGTGAGGCTGGAGGCTGACAGGATCTTCAGGATCCTGCTGCAGGACGGCCCAGGGTTCAGCGCCCGCCAGGCGCTCGATGAAATGCGCCCGAAGGTGTCCAACGCGCTGATAAGGGAGGTGCTATTCAGGATTGTTGTGTCCGTGGACAGTGTGAACCGTGAAAGGTACCCGAAGCTTGCGTACAAGTTCTTCGTGTGGGCAGGGCAGCAGGAGGGGTATCGACACAACACAAGCATGTACAACGTGGTCATGAAGGTTTTCGCTGAGTGTGGGGAGGTGAAGGCGATGTGGCGGCTGTTGGAAGAGATGGCGGAAAAGGGGCTGCCTGTCTCTGCCCGGACGTTCCACCTCCTGATATGCTCATCTGGGAAGGTTGGGTTGAGGCGGAGGCTGGTGGAGAGGTTCATCAAGTTGAGTACTTTCAGGTACCGCCCATTCAGGAATGCGTTCAATGCGATACTGCACACGCTTCTGACGATAGAGCAGTACTCTCTGATTGAGTGGGTTCACGAGAAAATGATCCTTGAGGGGCACTCGCCTGACATCTTGACATACAACATAGTGATGCGTGCAAAGTATATGCTTGGTAAGTTGGATCAATTCCATCGTTTACTTGATGAGATGGGGCAAAATGGGTTTACGCCAGACCTCCATACATACAATCTGTTGCTTCATGTGCTTGGTAAGGGAGACAAACCCCTCGCAGCTCTCAATTTGCTGAACTACATGAGTGATGTTGGGTGTGTACCAAATGTGCTTCATTTCACAAATTTGATTGATGGTCTTGGCCGTGCTGGCAACCTAGAAGCTTGCAGGTATTTCTTTGATGAGATGGTCAAGAAAGGTTGTGAACCAGATGTTGTCTGCTATACTGTTATGATCACAAGCTATGTGGCAGCTGGGGAATTTGAGGAAGCCCAGAGGTTTTTTGATGATATGCTGGTGAGAGGGCAGCTTCCGAATGTGTACACATACAATTCCATGATAGGGGGTCTTTGCACAGTAGGGGAGTTTGATAAAGCATTCTCTATGCTGAAAGACATGGAGTTGCATGGATGCACACCAAATTTCTCAGTATACAGTAGTCTAGTGAGTAGACTCCGTAATGCTGGGAAGGACTCTCAAGCAAATAATGTCATTAAGTACATGACAGATAAGGGTCATTATCTTCATCTGCTGTCAAGGTTCGGGGGATACAAAAGATGCTGA